The Flavobacteriales bacterium genomic interval CGAGCCTGTCGCCATCCGGATATAGTCTGGTTTGACAAACAAACGGGCCACCCATGTAATCATTTTCCAGTTCCCACAAACCCCGCAATTCCGTAGAGTAAAGAGAGTCAGCATGTATGCGTACACCTTCGATGGGATAGTCTTCCACCAGCTTCATGTAAGAGCCTTCGGCCGGACCAGGAATGTACTTTTGCAACATCTTGTTTAGCGCTGCCCGTGTTGATTCGACAGAAAAATCTGACGTATCTGCATATGGTCTGGTCATGATAACAAGTCCGGAAGACGTCTCACGTGTTTCCCTCCTCATCCATATAAAACCAGGGGTATCCACGGCCAGGTAATAATCGAATGGAACTTTCATGAAAATGCCGTGTTCACTTTTCAACCAGCGAATCAATTTGCCATTCAGATCCAGACTGTTCACCAACCGTTCACGATCGTTCTTCTGGAAGAAATACCGTAACTCGTTCGCATGATCCGCCAGCAATGCTGCTGTTTCTTTATCATTGCGTCCCACAACGGATGCCACCACCTGATCCTTGGCCCATACGGATTTCTTAAAATAGATACCCGGTTTTTGAGCGGTATCCAACTGCACGACCAGGATATTCAGGGTATTTCGAATGGTACTCTTAAAACTCTCCGGTGGAAGGGTATTCAGGGAAAACTCCGGTTCCGGTTGTGGAAGACCTTCCATGGGCCTTTTGAAAATCTCTTTGAGTTGTTCACCGGATGAACCCATAAACAGTTCATTGGAAATCACGGCGAGTAGCTCGCCCGGCCTGCCCGTATATGGTGGAAGCAGGGCGCCTTCTTCTCTTTGGCAACCCTGGTGAAGGAGAAGTATTACGGCCAGAATTTGAATGGCCAGGCTGAACCGGTGAAATGCGTACTTACGTATGGTACTAGCCTTTAACACTCACTTTTAATTTGGTTCCGGGAGGCGGTTCCTGTGAATCATTCAGACCGTTCAACTCCCTCAGATGTGAAACGGAGATCCCGGCATATTTATTTGCAATATCATGAAGGGTATCGCCGGGCTGCACCACGTACATGATGTATTGACTTTCTTCGTGAGGTTTTTGTACTTCCTTTTGCTGATCTTCTTCGGATTCTTCCGCTGCCGCCTGATCAACCGTTACAACCGGCACCGCTTCGGTTACCTCACGATAAATTACAAGCTTCTGTCCCGGATGGATCATATAGGATTTCAGGTTGTTCCATGCCTGGATCTGGCCTACCGAACAATGATTCTGAGATGCAATGGCACCCAGATACTCACCGCTGCGAACGGTATGGTAAACCTTCTTTTCTTTGGTCACATACTCAACCAGTGTTCCGTCCGGTAAGCTATCACGTGGATTGGCATAGGCGTATATGGCCTGCTCATTATTGATAAACGCAGCGATCTTTTCAACCGGC includes:
- a CDS encoding DUF4837 family protein → MLKASTIRKYAFHRFSLAIQILAVILLLHQGCQREEGALLPPYTGRPGELLAVISNELFMGSSGEQLKEIFKRPMEGLPQPEPEFSLNTLPPESFKSTIRNTLNILVVQLDTAQKPGIYFKKSVWAKDQVVASVVGRNDKETAALLADHANELRYFFQKNDRERLVNSLDLNGKLIRWLKSEHGIFMKVPFDYYLAVDTPGFIWMRRETRETSSGLVIMTRPYADTSDFSVESTRAALNKMLQKYIPGPAEGSYMKLVEDYPIEGVRIHADSLYSTELRGLWELENDYMGGPFVCQTRLYPDGDRLVTVMGFVYAPKFKKRDYIINLESILQSFSFQESAGEE